The following proteins come from a genomic window of Anguilla rostrata isolate EN2019 chromosome 17, ASM1855537v3, whole genome shotgun sequence:
- the LOC135243103 gene encoding protein FAM117A-like: protein MSCRSGVGRGGTSGVQPLKATVPFQLHNKAQPRPRDAKTAEKTKSRPPKPSIRRTLSLDNMVGPYLQGQWPKEPHQAASCVNDKATQTPSTWSDESRGRRAGVGHKRSASWGSAEHLKDIAKLKHHLQKRSKHGVPSGHGRDPQQQQHPPPAGHALGATQTMPLTPLCRVTPRLRHSVEGLNLELERVFVHESPAERQQILDVPDGHRAPVPAQRCSSDSQSDPSPALLSPPPSPCSAGETADTADSGTLCSSPSPPPGSAGPSPCSPRPRKTCSFQREPPEGCERVRVCEEALSPCEGQAAPRPSCPDPNKVNFTPHGGSAFCPVSLLKPLLPSMDILFRSLSVSPVAARPGQGGAPAVGGYLGALPDSATTAM, encoded by the exons ATGTCTTGTAGAAGTGGAGTTGGCAGGGGGGGCACCTCGGGTGTTCAACCCCTCAAAGCCACAGTCCCCTTCCAGCTACACAACAAAGCCCAGCCGCGTCCGAGGGATGCCAAGACAG CTGAGAAGACCAAGTCACGGCCTCCGAAACCGAGCATTCGCCGGACCCTGTCTCTGGACAACATGGTGGGCCCCTACCTGCAGGGCCAGTGGCCCAAGGAGCCGCACCAGGCAGCCTCCTGCGTCAACGACAAAGCCACTCAG ACGCCCAGCACCTGGTCGGACGAGTCGCGGGGCCGGAGGGCGGGCGTGGGCCACAAGCGCTCGGCGTCCTGGGGCAGCGCGGAGCACCTGAAGGAC ATCGCCAAACTCAAACACCACCTGCAGAAGCGCTCCAAGCACGGGGTCCCATCGGGCCACGGGCGGgacccccagcagcagcagcaccccccGCCCGCGGGCCACGCCCTGGGGGCCACGCag ACGATGCCCCTCACACCCCTGTGCCGAGTGACCCCCCGCCTGCGCCACAGTGTGGAGGGTTTGAacctggagctggagagggTGTTTGTGCACGAGAGCCCTGCAGAGCGACAGCAG ATCCTGGACGTCCCGGACGGCCACAGAGCCCCGGTGCCCGCCCAGAGGTGCAGCAGCGACTCGCAGAGCGACCCCTCGCCCgcactcctctctcctcccccctccccctgctctgcgGGGGAAACAG CGGACACGGCGGACTCCGGGACCCTGtgctcctccccctcgccccccccgggCAGCGCCGGgccctctccctgctccccgCGTCCCCGCAAGACCTGCAGCTTCCAGAGGGAGCCGCCCGAGGGTTGTGAgagagtgcgcgtgtgtgaggaGGCGCT ctctccgTGTGAGGGCCAGGCTGCCCCACGCCCCTCCTGCCCCGACCCCAACAAGGTAAACTTCACTCCCCACGGAGGCTCCGCCTTCTGCCCCGTCAGCCTGCTcaagcccctcctcccctccatgGACATCCTGTTCCGCAGCCTATCGGTGTCCCCCGTCGCGGCCCGcccggggcagggcggggctcccGCGGTGGGCGGGTACCTGGGAGCCCTCCCGGACTCTGCCACCACCGCCATGTGA